The sequence GCCACCAGCACCGTCCACCACCCGGGGGTGCTGGAGATCACCGCGCCGGCCAGGGTGAGCACCACGAAGTTCAGCGACGCCCAGCCGAACAGCTCGATCGTCGGCAGCCCCTTCCACCACCGGCTCACCACCCCGGCCCGGACCAGGAAGGGGGCGAGCATCAGCATCGGGCCGAGCGAGGCGAACAGGTACCAGGACAGCGCCACCGCCGAGAAGGCGACGGAGAGCGCGGCCCACGGCGAAATGACCACCGCGGCGAGCACCGCGACCTCCAGGTTGCGCCGGACCAGCCAGCCCCAGGACGGGCGCGGCAGACCGGCGGGCCAGGCCAGCGCGGTCAGCCCGGCGGAGAGCACGCCCCGGAGCACGGTCAGCAGCAGCAGGCCGAGCAGGAACATCTTCCAGGAGTTGTGGTACACCAGCAGCCAGCGCAGGTCGTGGTACGAGTCGTACGGCCACACGGCGGTGGCCTGCGGGGCCAGGCCCCGGGTGGCGTGCAGGCCGACGCCGACCAGCAGCGCCTCCTCCAGCACCGGGGGCAGCGCGGCGAGGCCGAGCAGTCCGACCAGTCGGCCTCGCGTCGTTCCCACGGCACTCCTCGCTCTCGCGGCCCTCCGATGCTCTCGCGGATCACGCCCCTCGGTGGGGGAATCGCGCGGACGAGGGGGACACACCGTGGTCGCGCCGTCCCGCAGCGCGACGGCCCGCGACGACGGCGCGTGGCGTCCGCCGCGTCGCGTGGCAACGTGTCGTACTCCTCGGGCAGGATGCAGGGCGTGCGCCCTGACCCAGACGAGCAGCTGACCGGAGTCCCCCGATGACCGACGACCTGCTCGACGGCCCGGGCCAGCCGGTCGGCCGGGTGCTCGGCACCACCGACGCCACCCCGCTGCAGTTCTGGACCGCCGTCTCCCCCGACAGCTACCTCCAGCTCGACGACGTGGTGGTCACCCGGCGTGAGCTGCCCGACCGGGAGCCGGTCACCATCGCCGGGGTGGTCACCCAGGTCCGCGCCCGACACGAGGGCGCCCAGTTCGACTCGGACGTCTTCGCCATCGCCGACGGCACCCTCCCCGCCCAGGTGCAGGAGGCCGCCGAGATCACCACGACCCGGGTCGACCCGGAGTTCTACGTGCCGCCCGCGCCGGGCGCGGCGGTCTACCGGGCCGAGGGCGACGCCCGGGCGCGGGCGCTGCACTTCGACCGGATGGAGCGGCGCATCCCGATGGGCATGGGCCGCGACGGCGTCCCGGTCTACCTGAACGCCGACTTCCTCGACGGCAGCCGGGGCGCGCACGTCTCCATCTCCGGCATCTCCGGCGTGGCCACCAAGACCAGCTTCGCCACCTTCCTGCTCTACTCGGTCTTCCGCTCCGGGGTGCTCGGCGGCGACGCGGTCAACGCCAAGGCGCTGATCTTCAACGTCAAGGGCGAGGACCTGCTCTTCCTCGACCACCCCAACGCCCGGCTCGACGACCCGACCCGGGCCGCGTACGCGAAGCTCGGGCTGGACGCCGGCGCCTTCCCCGACGTGCGGGTCTACGCCCCGCCCCGGGTCGGCGACTCCGCCGGCACGCCGGACGTGAGCAGCCGGCTCACCGGCGTGGACAGCTTCTACTGGACGCTGAGCGAGTTCTGCGCCGACCGGCTCCTGCCGTACGTCTTCGCCGACGCCGACGACGAGCGCCAGCAGTACACGATGGTGGTCCACTCGGTCGCCGCCCACCTGGCCCGGTACGCCCAGCCCGCCGACGGCGGGGTGAGCATCGACGGGGTCCGGCTGGGCTCGTACGCCGACCTGGTCGACCACATCGTCGAGCAGCTCAACGACGACGAGACCCGCGGCGACTGGGCGGGCAGCGCGGTCGGCCTCGGCACGGTCAACGCCTTCGCCCGCCGGCTGATCGGCAGCAAGAAGGACCTGGGCCGGCTGATCCGGGGCGACCTGGCCACCCGCCGCCCGCACAGCATCAACACCGCCGAGAGCGCCCAGGTCACCGTGGTCGACCTGCACAACCTGCCGGACCGCGCGCAGCGCTTCGTGGTGGGTGTGACGCTCAAGAGCGAGTTCGAGCGCAAGGAGAAGTCCGGCACCGCCAAGCCGCTGCTCTTCGTCGTCCTCGACGAGCTCAACAAGTACGCCCCGCGCGAGGGCTCCTCCCCGATCAAGGAGGTGCTGCTCGACATCGCCGAGCGGGGCCGCTCGCTCGGGGTGATCCTGATCGGCGCGCAGCAGACGGCGAGCGAGGTGGAGCGGCGGATCGTCACCAACTCGGCGATCCGGGTGGTCGGCCGGCTCGACCCGGCCGAGGCGTCCCGCCCCGAGTACGGCTTCCTCCCGCCGGCCCAGCGCCAGCGGGCGCTGCTGGCCAAGCCGGGCACCATGTTCGTCAACCAGCCCGACATCCCGGTCCCGCTCTGCCTGGAGTTCCCCTTCCCGGCCTGGGCGACCCGGGTCTCCGAGGCGGGCCGGCCGCCCTCGCAGACGCTGCGCTCGATCACCCAGTCGGTCGACCCGTTCGCGGTGGTCGGCTCGGGCGCCGGCGACGACGACATCCCGTTCTAGGGAGCGCGCACCCATGAAGATCCTGCACACCTCGGACTGGCACGTCGGCAAGGTGCTCAAGGGGCAGTCCCGCGCCGACGAGCACAAGCAGGTGCTGGCCGGGGTCATCGAGATCGCCCGCGACGAGCGCCCCGACCTGGTGATCGTCGCCGGCGATCTC comes from Micromonospora purpureochromogenes and encodes:
- a CDS encoding ATP-binding protein, with translation MTDDLLDGPGQPVGRVLGTTDATPLQFWTAVSPDSYLQLDDVVVTRRELPDREPVTIAGVVTQVRARHEGAQFDSDVFAIADGTLPAQVQEAAEITTTRVDPEFYVPPAPGAAVYRAEGDARARALHFDRMERRIPMGMGRDGVPVYLNADFLDGSRGAHVSISGISGVATKTSFATFLLYSVFRSGVLGGDAVNAKALIFNVKGEDLLFLDHPNARLDDPTRAAYAKLGLDAGAFPDVRVYAPPRVGDSAGTPDVSSRLTGVDSFYWTLSEFCADRLLPYVFADADDERQQYTMVVHSVAAHLARYAQPADGGVSIDGVRLGSYADLVDHIVEQLNDDETRGDWAGSAVGLGTVNAFARRLIGSKKDLGRLIRGDLATRRPHSINTAESAQVTVVDLHNLPDRAQRFVVGVTLKSEFERKEKSGTAKPLLFVVLDELNKYAPREGSSPIKEVLLDIAERGRSLGVILIGAQQTASEVERRIVTNSAIRVVGRLDPAEASRPEYGFLPPAQRQRALLAKPGTMFVNQPDIPVPLCLEFPFPAWATRVSEAGRPPSQTLRSITQSVDPFAVVGSGAGDDDIPF